From the Helicobacter pylori genome, one window contains:
- a CDS encoding MATE family efflux transporter, which produces MYQVKKIFSLALPSGVNAFLDVLVVALSVFFVGKISHHHIVALGVGLQFLMLFYGINTILYTGTNAILSRLVGARDFTQINHAFSSIFIGAFVICLGVLFVSYFLIEPFLNWMQLQDPSRQLTQDYLEVLVIALPSIFLKNVLVSALASFSDTLTPFIVKIIMVIACIFLNQALIFGDFGFKEMGIVGSALANVVVSYWELLALSLWIQIKKIPLKFKITFRFSFLKTMFRVGWPAGFERLLSLFSLILLSKFVASYGDKVLAGMQIGIRVETFSFMPGFGFMIAAMVLTGQNLGANKPKIATEYAHLILKISMGLMGVLGIVLVLFAKEFASLFSQDEEVLEVARSYLIAVGLSQAPLIGYFVLDGVFRGAGISKVSLYINTLSLWGLRIMPIYLLLIYHFKVEFIFVVIASETFLRSFIYYKVFSKGIWKRCGKKA; this is translated from the coding sequence ATCTATCAAGTTAAGAAAATCTTTTCTTTAGCCTTACCCTCTGGGGTCAATGCTTTTTTAGATGTGCTGGTGGTCGCGCTCTCGGTTTTTTTTGTGGGTAAGATTTCGCACCATCACATTGTGGCTTTAGGGGTGGGCTTGCAATTTTTAATGCTTTTTTATGGCATCAATACGATTTTATACACCGGCACTAACGCCATTCTTTCTAGGCTTGTTGGGGCTAGGGATTTTACTCAAATCAACCACGCTTTTTCCAGTATTTTTATAGGGGCGTTTGTGATTTGTTTGGGCGTGCTGTTTGTTTCTTATTTTTTGATTGAGCCTTTTTTAAATTGGATGCAATTACAAGATCCTTCGCGCCAATTGACGCAAGATTATTTAGAAGTCTTAGTTATCGCGCTACCGAGTATTTTTTTAAAAAATGTTTTAGTTTCAGCGCTCGCTAGCTTTTCAGACACCCTAACCCCCTTTATTGTCAAAATCATCATGGTCATCGCATGCATTTTCTTGAATCAAGCCTTGATTTTTGGGGATTTTGGTTTTAAAGAAATGGGGATTGTAGGCTCTGCTTTAGCGAATGTGGTTGTCTCTTATTGGGAATTACTCGCACTTAGTCTTTGGATACAAATCAAAAAAATCCCTTTAAAATTCAAAATAACCTTTCGTTTTTCTTTTTTAAAAACCATGTTTAGAGTGGGTTGGCCGGCCGGGTTTGAGCGCTTATTGAGCTTGTTTTCTTTAATACTCTTATCCAAATTTGTAGCGAGCTATGGGGATAAGGTGTTAGCGGGCATGCAAATAGGCATTAGGGTGGAAACCTTTTCGTTCATGCCCGGATTTGGATTTATGATCGCAGCAATGGTTTTAACAGGGCAAAATTTAGGGGCGAACAAGCCAAAGATCGCCACAGAATACGCGCATTTGATTTTAAAAATCTCTATGGGTTTAATGGGGGTTTTAGGGATTGTTTTAGTCTTATTCGCTAAAGAATTTGCGAGCCTTTTTTCTCAAGATGAAGAAGTTTTGGAAGTGGCGCGCTCTTATTTGATCGCTGTGGGTCTCTCTCAAGCCCCCTTAATTGGGTATTTTGTGCTAGATGGAGTTTTTAGGGGGGCTGGCATTTCTAAAGTCTCACTGTATATTAACACCTTAAGCTTATGGGGGTTAAGGATCATGCCTATTTACTTGCTTTTAATCTATCATTTTAAGGTGGAATTTATTTTTGTAGTGATCGCATCAGAAACTTTTTTGCGCTCATTCATCTACTATAAAGTTTTTTCTAAAGGCATATGGAAAAGGTGCGGGAAAAAGGCTTGA
- the rny gene encoding ribonuclease Y translates to MKKIYYARGQAILKGASAKAKLMEFQAKSFVEAEEMRMKSQECKLQQQYENKNLQLQTHFDKKEAHLKHLEAQHKEFVRDEKRYLEKEKKELEKERQILEQEKENFKKQRAICKEAQAKALDTMLNYMAYTKDEIKSMILEQLEEELEAQKSALIRRYEKEAKEEGKKKSYAILAEATARFAGDYATENLTSRIALPCSDYVGRVIGKDGKNIEAFKKISGVDIEFSEDSSELCLSSFNIYRREVASETIKILIEDGRIQPNRIEEVYHRVARNMEKELLFEGESVVLELELGAMEDELKILIGKMRYRSSFGQNALQHSKEVALLAGLIAEQLGGDKKLARRAGILHDIGKALTQELGRDHVNLGVEVCKRHKEDPVVINAIYAHHGHEEIMSVECASVCAADALSAGRPGARRKSDEEYAKRMQALEEIALEFDGVEKAYAMESGRELRVIVKSNQVRDNQVPIIARKIAKRIEESAQYVGEVGVQVVRENRFKTTATLKQ, encoded by the coding sequence ATGAAAAAGATCTATTATGCTAGAGGGCAAGCCATTTTAAAAGGTGCTTCAGCCAAAGCCAAATTAATGGAATTTCAAGCGAAATCTTTCGTGGAAGCTGAAGAAATGCGCATGAAAAGCCAAGAATGCAAGTTGCAACAGCAATATGAAAATAAGAATTTGCAACTCCAAACCCATTTTGATAAAAAAGAAGCGCATTTGAAGCATTTAGAAGCACAGCACAAAGAATTTGTAAGAGATGAAAAACGCTATTTGGAAAAGGAAAAAAAAGAGCTTGAAAAAGAACGCCAAATTTTAGAACAGGAGAAGGAAAATTTTAAAAAACAGCGCGCTATTTGTAAAGAAGCTCAAGCCAAAGCGCTAGACACGATGCTCAATTACATGGCTTACACCAAAGATGAAATTAAAAGCATGATCTTAGAGCAATTAGAAGAGGAACTAGAAGCACAAAAAAGCGCCTTAATCAGGCGTTATGAAAAAGAAGCCAAAGAAGAGGGCAAGAAAAAATCGTATGCCATTTTAGCGGAAGCGACAGCCCGTTTTGCGGGTGATTATGCGACAGAGAATTTAACAAGCCGTATCGCTTTGCCTTGCTCAGATTATGTGGGTCGTGTGATAGGAAAAGACGGGAAAAACATTGAAGCGTTTAAAAAGATTAGTGGGGTGGATATAGAATTTAGCGAAGACAGCAGCGAATTGTGCTTGTCCAGTTTCAATATTTATCGGCGTGAAGTGGCGAGCGAGACGATTAAAATTTTAATAGAAGACGGCCGTATCCAGCCTAATAGGATTGAAGAGGTTTATCACAGAGTCGCACGCAACATGGAAAAAGAATTGCTTTTTGAAGGGGAGAGCGTGGTGCTAGAATTAGAGCTTGGGGCTATGGAAGATGAGCTTAAAATTTTAATAGGCAAAATGCGTTACCGCTCCAGTTTTGGGCAAAACGCTTTACAGCATTCTAAGGAAGTCGCTCTTTTAGCCGGCTTGATTGCAGAACAGCTTGGGGGGGATAAAAAGCTCGCTAGAAGAGCGGGTATTTTGCATGATATTGGTAAAGCGCTCACCCAAGAGCTTGGGAGAGACCATGTGAATTTAGGCGTTGAGGTGTGCAAGCGCCATAAAGAAGACCCGGTCGTGATCAATGCGATTTATGCCCACCATGGGCATGAAGAGATCATGAGCGTGGAGTGCGCGAGCGTGTGTGCGGCTGATGCGCTTTCAGCAGGGCGTCCGGGCGCTAGGAGAAAGAGCGATGAAGAATACGCTAAACGCATGCAAGCTTTAGAAGAGATCGCGCTAGAATTTGATGGGGTGGAAAAGGCGTATGCGATGGAGAGTGGGCGAGAATTAAGAGTGATTGTCAAATCCAACCAAGTCAGGGACAATCAAGTGCCTATTATTGCCAGAAAGATCGCTAAAAGGATAGAAGAGAGCGCTCAGTATGTGGGCGAAGTGGGCGTGCAAGTGGTGCGAGAAAATCGTTTCAAAACAACCGCTACGCTCAAGCAATAA
- a CDS encoding 5-formyltetrahydrofolate cyclo-ligase, translating to MFRDFCKERLKRAKAKNKVRDKLACKLLFWKLKDYQNILLYSPLGHELDIRPLILKLRQKNKHVWLPKSIKKGANFSKEGFTIAPFRLPLRRLGWFDEPSLSHCYKRELDCIVVPILGMDTSFRRVGFGLGMYDRSLPQLLKRQLKRPLIVFVSRELAIANGILTDAYDIEANLYMNARIVMKNDKRKHYEQRVNLHFIRSLGSVFDHRFNHVLCDEKDLLC from the coding sequence ATTTTTAGAGATTTTTGTAAAGAACGCTTGAAAAGGGCTAAAGCAAAAAATAAAGTCAGGGATAAGTTGGCTTGCAAGCTTTTGTTTTGGAAACTCAAAGATTATCAAAATATTTTATTGTATAGCCCATTAGGGCATGAGCTTGACATCAGGCCTTTGATTTTGAAGTTAAGACAAAAAAATAAGCATGTGTGGTTGCCTAAAAGCATCAAAAAAGGCGCTAATTTTTCTAAAGAGGGCTTTACTATCGCACCCTTTAGGTTGCCCTTAAGGCGTTTGGGGTGGTTTGATGAGCCGAGTTTATCGCACTGTTATAAGCGAGAATTAGATTGCATTGTCGTGCCGATCTTAGGAATGGATACAAGCTTTAGGCGCGTGGGTTTTGGGCTAGGCATGTATGATAGGAGTTTGCCCCAATTGCTCAAAAGGCAACTAAAACGCCCCTTAATCGTGTTTGTGAGTAGGGAGTTAGCGATCGCTAATGGTATCCTTACAGACGCTTATGACATTGAAGCGAATCTTTACATGAATGCTCGTATCGTTATGAAGAATGATAAAAGGAAACATTATGAGCAGCGGGTTAATTTACATTTCATTAGAAGTCTTGGTAGCGTGTTTGATCACCGCTTTAATCATGTATTATGTGATGAAAAAGATCTATTATGCTAG
- the ftsY gene encoding signal recognition particle-docking protein FtsY produces MFNFFKKIVNKIKGEEKEKKRENIPKEELEEILIGFDIQYDLIESLLKHLGDLVTPKQLEVALLRFVRGESYYDKTRLKTITTKPLVHLIVGVNGAGKTTTIAKLAKLSLKQHKKALLGAGDTFRAAAVKQLQLWGEKLNVQVISAKEGSDPSSLAYNTIESAIAKNIDEVFIDTAGRLHNQTNLKNELSKIARTCSKVLKDAPFYKFLILDGTQGSSGLTQAKIFHETLALDGVIMTKLDGTSKGGAILSVLYELKLPILYLGMGEKEDDLIAFDEERFIEDLVDAVFVEQ; encoded by the coding sequence ATGTTTAATTTTTTCAAAAAAATTGTCAATAAGATTAAAGGCGAAGAGAAAGAAAAAAAGCGTGAAAATATCCCTAAAGAGGAATTAGAAGAAATTTTGATTGGCTTTGACATCCAATACGATTTGATAGAGAGCCTGTTAAAGCATTTAGGCGATTTAGTTACGCCCAAGCAATTGGAAGTCGCCTTGTTGCGTTTTGTGCGTGGGGAAAGTTACTATGATAAAACCCGCCTAAAGACCATCACCACAAAACCCTTAGTGCATCTCATCGTGGGGGTTAATGGGGCGGGTAAAACCACAACGATCGCTAAATTAGCCAAACTCTCTTTAAAACAGCATAAAAAAGCGCTTTTAGGGGCCGGCGATACCTTTAGAGCGGCCGCAGTCAAACAGCTCCAACTATGGGGCGAAAAGCTTAACGTTCAAGTCATTAGTGCTAAAGAAGGGAGCGATCCAAGCTCTTTAGCCTACAACACCATAGAAAGCGCGATCGCTAAAAATATAGATGAAGTTTTTATAGACACCGCCGGGAGGCTGCACAACCAGACCAACCTTAAAAACGAGCTTTCTAAAATCGCGCGCACTTGCTCTAAAGTTTTAAAAGACGCCCCCTTTTATAAATTCCTTATTTTAGACGGCACGCAAGGGAGTTCTGGGCTAACGCAAGCGAAAATTTTCCATGAGACTCTGGCGTTAGACGGCGTGATCATGACTAAGCTTGATGGCACTTCTAAGGGTGGAGCGATTTTAAGCGTGCTGTATGAGTTGAAATTACCCATTCTTTATTTAGGAATGGGCGAAAAAGAAGACGATTTGATCGCTTTTGATGAAGAACGCTTTATAGAAGACTTGGTTGATGCGGTGTTTGTGGAACAATAA
- a CDS encoding YkgJ family cysteine cluster protein: MEESKKQTTPDRFSCTSCGLCCKNIAGIIELIEFDAGNGVCKFLDLETNLCKIYESHPLICRIDEAHKKLYSHIPLKEFYAKNAEVCNALQEANHMDISFRVILNQ; this comes from the coding sequence ATGGAAGAATCAAAAAAGCAAACAACTCCTGATCGTTTCTCTTGCACCTCTTGTGGGCTTTGCTGTAAAAATATCGCCGGGATTATTGAGCTTATTGAGTTTGATGCTGGCAATGGGGTGTGCAAGTTTTTGGATTTAGAAACCAATCTGTGCAAGATTTATGAATCGCACCCGTTAATTTGCAGGATTGATGAAGCGCACAAAAAGCTTTATTCTCATATTCCGCTTAAGGAATTTTATGCCAAAAACGCAGAGGTTTGTAATGCTTTACAAGAAGCAAACCATATGGATATAAGTTTTAGGGTTATTCTTAATCAATAA
- the moaA gene encoding GTP 3',8-cyclase MoaA codes for MLVDSFNRVIDYIRVSVTKQCNFRCQYCMPATPLDFFDDEELLPLDNVLEFLKIAIDEGVKKIRITGGEPLLRKGLDEFIAKLHAYNKEVALVLSTNGFLLKKMAKDLKNAGLSRVNVSLDSLKSDRVLKISQKDALKNTLEGIEESLKVGLKLKLNMVVMKGVNDDEILELLEYAKNRCIQIRYIEFMENTHAKSLVKGLKEREILDLIAQKYQIIATEKPKQGSSKIYTLENGYQFGIIAPHSDDFCQSCNRIRLASDGKICPCLYYQDAIDAKEAIINKDTKMMKRLLKQSVINKPEKNMWNDKNSKTPTRAFYYTGG; via the coding sequence GTGTTAGTAGATAGCTTTAATAGGGTTATTGATTATATTAGGGTGTCTGTAACCAAACAATGCAATTTCAGGTGTCAGTATTGCATGCCTGCTACGCCATTAGATTTTTTTGATGATGAAGAATTGTTGCCTTTGGATAATGTTTTAGAATTTCTTAAAATCGCTATTGATGAGGGCGTTAAAAAAATTAGAATCACGGGTGGGGAGCCGCTATTACGCAAGGGTTTAGACGAGTTTATCGCTAAATTGCACGCTTACAATAAGGAAGTAGCGTTAGTTTTAAGCACTAATGGTTTTTTACTCAAAAAAATGGCTAAGGATTTAAAAAATGCCGGGTTATCACGGGTGAATGTTTCATTAGATTCTTTAAAAAGCGATAGGGTTTTAAAAATCTCTCAAAAGGACGCTCTTAAAAACACGCTAGAAGGGATTGAAGAGTCCTTAAAGGTGGGTTTAAAACTCAAATTAAACATGGTTGTGATGAAAGGCGTTAATGATGATGAAATATTAGAGCTTTTAGAATACGCAAAAAATAGGTGCATACAAATCCGCTACATTGAATTTATGGAAAACACGCATGCTAAAAGTTTGGTTAAAGGCTTGAAAGAGCGAGAAATTTTAGATTTGATCGCTCAAAAATATCAAATCATTGCGACAGAAAAACCCAAACAAGGGTCTTCTAAAATCTACACGCTAGAAAATGGCTATCAATTTGGCATTATCGCTCCGCATAGCGATGATTTTTGCCAATCTTGCAATCGTATCCGTTTGGCTTCTGATGGCAAGATTTGCCCATGTTTATACTATCAAGACGCCATAGACGCTAAAGAAGCGATCATAAATAAAGATACAAAAATGATGAAAAGGCTTTTAAAACAATCTGTCATCAATAAACCAGAAAAAAACATGTGGAATGATAAAAACAGCAAAACTCCCACAAGGGCGTTTTACTATACAGGGGGGTAG
- the mobA gene encoding molybdenum cofactor guanylyltransferase MobA, with the protein MKNPIIDNIPCVLLAGGKSSRFTINNIQINKALMPLKSYSSLLEYQYSRLLKLFKQVIISAKKSYALNAPYLLEKESGLFSPLFGIHNAFLTLQTPYIFFIAIDTPLVSFESIKALCGIQNFSVVYAKSPTKEHYLISLWHQSILNALNYALKTQNYRLSDLIKNASSTAIHFDKEEEFLNLNTLKDYELAVQILKEGSNG; encoded by the coding sequence TTGAAAAACCCTATCATTGATAACATTCCTTGCGTTTTATTAGCTGGGGGCAAAAGCTCTCGTTTTACCATCAATAACATTCAAATCAATAAGGCTCTCATGCCTTTAAAATCGTATTCTAGCCTTTTAGAATACCAATACTCGCGCCTTTTAAAACTTTTCAAACAAGTCATTATCAGCGCTAAAAAATCTTACGCATTAAACGCTCCCTATCTTTTAGAAAAAGAGAGTGGCCTTTTTTCACCCCTTTTTGGCATTCATAACGCTTTTTTAACGCTGCAAACCCCTTATATTTTTTTTATCGCCATAGATACGCCTTTAGTGTCCTTTGAAAGCATTAAGGCTCTTTGTGGGATTCAAAACTTTAGCGTAGTCTATGCTAAAAGCCCCACAAAAGAACATTATTTGATTTCTTTGTGGCATCAAAGTATCCTTAACGCCCTTAATTACGCCCTTAAAACGCAAAATTATCGCTTGAGCGATCTTATCAAAAACGCCTCTTCAACCGCTATCCATTTTGATAAAGAAGAAGAGTTTTTAAACCTCAACACCCTAAAAGACTATGAATTAGCCGTTCAAATTTTAAAAGAGGGATCAAATGGCTGA
- the flhB gene encoding flagellar biosynthesis protein FlhB produces MAEEEEKTELPSAKKIQKAREEGNVPKSMEVVGVLGLLAGLMSIFVFFIWWVDGFSEMYRHVLKDFSLDFSKESVQELFNQLAKDTFLLLLPVLIILMVVAFLSNVLQFGWLFAPKVIEPKFSKINPINGVKNLFSLKKLLDGSLITLKVFLAFFLGFFIFSLFLGELNHAALLNLQGQLLWFKSKALWLISSLLFLFFVLAFIDLVIKRRQYTNSLKMTKQEVKDEYKQQEGNPEIKAKIRQMMVKNATNKMMQEIPKANVVVTNPTHYAVALKFDEEHPVPVVVAKGTDYLAIRIKGIAREHDIEIIENKTLARELYRDVKLNATIPEELFEAVAIVFAQVAKLEQERQKQKIIKPL; encoded by the coding sequence ATGGCTGAAGAAGAAGAAAAGACCGAACTCCCTAGCGCGAAAAAAATCCAAAAAGCCAGAGAAGAAGGCAATGTGCCTAAAAGCATGGAAGTGGTGGGGGTTTTAGGGTTATTGGCTGGGCTAATGAGTATTTTTGTTTTTTTTATATGGTGGGTGGATGGCTTTAGCGAGATGTATCGCCATGTGTTGAAAGATTTTTCCCTAGATTTTAGCAAAGAAAGCGTTCAAGAGCTGTTTAACCAGCTGGCTAAAGACACTTTTTTATTGCTTTTACCTGTTTTAATCATTTTAATGGTGGTGGCGTTTTTGTCTAATGTCTTGCAATTTGGATGGCTCTTTGCCCCTAAAGTCATTGAGCCTAAATTTTCTAAAATCAACCCTATCAATGGCGTTAAAAACCTTTTTTCTTTAAAAAAGCTCCTTGATGGGAGTTTGATCACTTTAAAAGTTTTTTTAGCTTTTTTCCTGGGGTTTTTCATCTTTTCCTTGTTTTTAGGGGAATTAAACCATGCGGCTCTTTTGAATTTGCAAGGCCAATTGTTATGGTTTAAAAGCAAGGCGTTATGGCTCATTTCTTCGCTTTTATTTTTATTTTTTGTCTTGGCTTTTATAGATTTAGTCATCAAGCGCCGCCAATACACCAACTCTTTAAAAATGACCAAGCAAGAAGTTAAGGATGAATACAAACAGCAAGAAGGAAACCCAGAAATCAAAGCCAAAATCCGCCAGATGATGGTAAAAAACGCCACGAATAAAATGATGCAAGAAATCCCTAAAGCCAATGTTGTGGTAACTAACCCTACCCATTATGCCGTCGCTCTCAAATTTGATGAAGAACACCCTGTGCCTGTGGTGGTGGCTAAAGGCACGGATTATTTAGCCATTAGGATTAAGGGCATCGCTAGAGAGCATGATATAGAAATTATAGAAAATAAAACGCTCGCTAGAGAGCTTTATAGAGACGTGAAATTAAACGCTACCATACCAGAAGAATTGTTTGAAGCGGTAGCGATTGTCTTCGCTCAAGTGGCTAAATTAGAGCAAGAACGCCAAAAACAAAAGATCATCAAACCTCTTTAA
- a CDS encoding N-acetylmuramoyl-L-alanine amidase family protein, whose product MLVRLGVVACLFWLHYAYATTLKITNIVPFGSSSVKMVFNQEIKKFKEVPLKNFKSYLELEAVLTIPKKHYQFSKQSFITIAQFSPKLARVVIGYAPKMTYEVKILKDKLYVSIMEKKPLIRHQMTPKPPKHHALKHQTPKPTPKPIKKEAKKSKEVKEKTPTKHAHSKHAHSPLNERSAKKEIPKKEIPKKEAENENKNPIFIIEKNDTWIKTKRKKHKKIVLDAGHGGKDCGAMSANLVCEKDIVLEVVKFLHKELKKRGYSVLLTRDKDIYIDLVARTELANKKSADLFISVHANSIPKRSTSNAHGIETYFLSTARSERARKVAEQENKDDVNLMDYFSKSLFLNSLNTQRLIVSNKLAIDVQYGMLQSVRKNYPDVVDGGVREGPFWVLAGALMPSILIEIGYNSHAIESKRIQSKPYQKILAKGIADGIDSFFSKND is encoded by the coding sequence GTGCTTGTGAGGTTAGGGGTTGTTGCTTGTCTTTTTTGGCTTCATTACGCTTATGCTACAACCCTTAAAATTACTAACATTGTGCCTTTTGGATCTAGCAGTGTTAAAATGGTGTTCAATCAAGAAATTAAAAAATTCAAAGAAGTTCCGCTCAAAAATTTTAAGAGTTATTTGGAATTAGAAGCGGTTCTAACCATTCCTAAAAAGCATTACCAATTCTCCAAGCAATCTTTTATCACGATCGCACAATTCAGCCCTAAATTAGCGCGAGTGGTTATCGGCTATGCTCCTAAAATGACTTATGAAGTTAAGATTCTTAAAGACAAGCTCTATGTTTCTATTATGGAGAAAAAGCCCTTAATAAGGCATCAAATGACGCCCAAACCACCCAAACACCATGCACTCAAGCACCAGACGCCAAAACCCACCCCTAAACCCATTAAAAAAGAGGCTAAAAAGTCTAAAGAGGTTAAAGAGAAAACGCCAACTAAGCATGCGCATTCAAAGCATGCGCACTCTCCATTGAACGAAAGGAGCGCTAAAAAAGAAATCCCTAAAAAAGAAATCCCTAAAAAAGAAGCAGAAAATGAGAATAAGAACCCAATTTTTATAATAGAAAAAAATGATACTTGGATCAAAACCAAGCGCAAAAAACACAAAAAGATCGTTTTGGACGCTGGGCATGGGGGGAAAGATTGCGGGGCGATGAGCGCGAATTTGGTGTGTGAAAAGGACATTGTTTTAGAAGTGGTGAAGTTTTTGCATAAAGAGCTTAAAAAAAGAGGCTATAGCGTTTTATTGACAAGGGATAAGGACATTTACATTGATTTAGTGGCCCGAACGGAATTAGCCAATAAAAAAAGCGCGGATTTATTCATCTCAGTGCATGCCAATTCCATCCCTAAACGCTCCACCTCTAACGCCCATGGCATAGAGACTTATTTTTTATCCACCGCAAGGAGTGAAAGGGCTAGGAAAGTGGCTGAGCAAGAAAATAAAGACGATGTGAATTTAATGGATTATTTTTCTAAAAGTTTGTTTTTAAATTCATTGAACACGCAGCGATTGATCGTCTCTAACAAATTAGCGATTGACGTGCAATACGGCATGCTCCAAAGTGTCCGTAAAAATTACCCTGATGTGGTGGATGGGGGTGTTAGGGAGGGGCCTTTTTGGGTGTTAGCCGGGGCTTTAATGCCTTCAATTTTAATAGAAATTGGTTATAATTCCCATGCGATAGAATCTAAACGCATCCAAAGCAAACCGTATCAAAAAATCTTGGCTAAGGGCATTGCTGATGGCATTGATAGTTTCTTCAGCAAGAATGATTAG
- the fabX gene encoding decanoate oxidase/trans-2-decenoyl-[acyl-carrier protein] isomerase FabX: protein MVSTLKPLKIGKHTIKFPIFQGGMGVGISWDELAGNVAKEGALGVISAVGTGYYKNMRFVERIVAKKPFEALNFYSKKALNEIFANARKICGNNPLGANILYAINDYGRVLRDSCEAGANIIITGAGLPTNMPEFAKDFSDVALIPIISSAKALKILCKRWSDRYKRIPDAFIVEGPLSGGHQGFKYEDCFKEEFRLENLVPKVVEASKEWGNIPIIAAGGIWDRKDIDTMLSLGASGVQMATRFLGTKECDAKAYADLLPTLKKEDILLIKSPVGYPARAINTGVIKRIEEGNAPKIACVSNCVAPCNRGEEAKKVGYCIADGLGRSYLGNREEGLYFTGANGYRVDKIISVHELIKELTEG, encoded by the coding sequence ATGGTATCAACACTCAAACCGCTAAAAATCGGTAAGCACACCATAAAATTCCCTATTTTTCAAGGGGGCATGGGTGTGGGGATTAGCTGGGATGAACTAGCTGGAAATGTTGCCAAAGAAGGGGCTTTAGGAGTGATTTCAGCCGTAGGGACTGGTTATTATAAAAACATGCGCTTTGTAGAAAGGATTGTGGCTAAAAAACCCTTTGAAGCCTTGAATTTTTACTCCAAAAAAGCGTTGAATGAGATTTTTGCAAACGCTAGGAAAATTTGCGGGAACAACCCTTTGGGGGCGAATATTTTATACGCTATCAATGACTATGGCCGTGTTTTAAGGGACTCTTGTGAGGCGGGGGCGAATATTATTATTACAGGGGCTGGTTTGCCCACCAACATGCCTGAATTCGCTAAGGATTTTAGCGATGTGGCGCTCATCCCTATTATTTCTTCAGCGAAGGCTTTAAAAATCCTTTGTAAAAGATGGAGCGATCGCTATAAAAGAATCCCGGACGCATTCATTGTGGAAGGGCCTTTGAGTGGGGGGCATCAGGGCTTTAAATACGAAGATTGTTTCAAAGAAGAATTCCGATTAGAAAACTTAGTGCCTAAAGTTGTGGAAGCTTCTAAAGAATGGGGGAATATCCCTATCATCGCTGCTGGGGGGATTTGGGATAGGAAGGATATAGACACCATGTTAAGTCTTGGAGCGAGTGGGGTGCAAATGGCGACTCGTTTTTTAGGCACGAAAGAATGCGACGCTAAAGCGTATGCCGATCTTTTGCCCACGCTCAAAAAAGAAGATATTTTACTCATCAAATCGCCTGTAGGCTATCCGGCTAGGGCTATTAATACTGGGGTGATCAAACGCATTGAAGAGGGTAACGCGCCCAAAATCGCATGCGTGAGCAATTGTGTAGCGCCTTGTAACAGGGGTGAAGAGGCTAAAAAAGTGGGCTATTGTATCGCTGATGGCTTGGGGCGCAGTTATTTAGGGAACAGAGAAGAGGGGCTTTATTTTACCGGGGCTAATGGCTATAGAGTGGATAAGATTATCAGCGTGCATGAATTGATTAAAGAGCTTACAGAGGGTTAA